The Anopheles gambiae chromosome 2, idAnoGambNW_F1_1, whole genome shotgun sequence genomic sequence tttttttgtttgatctcCACTAAACCCACTCATAACTGCAAGCTTTGTGTTTGGGAGATCTTGGAAGTCGCGGAGCAACGCCAAACGAACGTGTGCCGACAGTGTGCCGATGTCGGCTGGGTTGCTCCTATTGGGGTGTaggcaaaaaggcaaaaacaaaacaaaaactagcaAAGATACAAACGCAACGGACGAGAAGAGTCTGCCACACATGCAACGTGCGTCCAACCGTCCAATGGTTCACCAAATGTTTCGCGAGCCCCAAAACTGGCGGAACGATCATCGATCAGGGTGCGCAACAAGGGCCATAAAGTGTGGAGCGAAGGAGGACGTCCTCCAGACTTCCTGGAGAATGCTGGAGCATGCATGGTAGGAGTGAATCGCGTGCTAGACGACCGAACCACGGGAGACGGCAGTTGACTCTATCCGCTGTTTCGCGTTCATTTTTGAAAGGGTCACCTTTCCTGGAGAATAATGGGGATTTAGAAGATTTCATAGACACCGCACCGCTCCCCCAAGTGTGCGTGTCTGGGAATGTCTGAGAACTTTAGATAATAGGATACAGTGATATAATAGGTGATCGAGACGCAAGGGCATTTGAAGTGCATGTCTGAAGTTCAACGGCTGGTTTGACCAGTCTGCAGGAAGTGGGACAGCCGAAAAGAGAGTCCTATACCTATTCGTTTGGGTGTGCTAGGTAGAACGGGGAGCACCGAGCAGAACAAAGCAGAGATAAAGAAGATCTGCGGTCTAGACGACTTTAATGGTTCTTAGTGTTTGGTACTTGAGGTGTCTCCTTTGTCCGTTCACTTTTGCCCGATTGCGTGGGCATAGAATAGGTAAcaagcagaaagaaaaaaaacttgatcTTTGATGCATCGCTACAGCTAATGATCGCCATGCGTAGAGCGACTAGAAATTCAGGTGAGAGATGATATTTCTTTTTCTGCGTATtctttgcatttattttcagCCGTCTGTAGTCATATTTCAGCAGACAGACAGACggcaaaactataaaaaaatccTAAACTAGAAGCGGGAATAAACGAACATGGGACGGGTTTAATGAAGTTGCGTCTGGAATCGGTAACACCCGGCCCGGGAAAGGCGTGGAAAGTCGTAAAAGGATTGATCGCCCGAAATTCCCAGACAGGATCGCGACTTGAACAAGTTCAGTTGATAATATATTATGACTGGTGGCTAGACAGTGGAACGAACGTGTAGAAGCAGCTAGTATTGAGACTTTGGTTTAATTATACCGCTCCAGATGAGAAACCGAAGAGGAGCAATAGAAATGGGAAAATCAAAGGGCAATTCAACGAATCGATCATTTATAGCACAAACATTTGAGCCTTTGTTGGAGAGCTCATCATGAATAagtaaattgaaaatgaaaagactTTGAATTAAGctggattttttaaaaatcagTAGCCGAACCAGTTATCAATTTTCTACATTGGCCAATCTTTAGTAGCGAATCCAACGAGCTCATGTCAATTGTATAGAGCATACACTACGAAGGCTTCGATGAATCAGTTATCCATTACTTGCActtgaacaaagaaaacaacactGAAAGTTAAATATTAAATCATACAAAATGCTATATGCTAGTTTTACTCTGTAGCAAAACATCTTTACATGCGTTTTTTAGAGCAGCTATGCTGTGAGTAACTTTTTATGCAGTTAGAATTGATAAGTTATTTAATTCGAAtgaaatttccttttttcttcgttctCATCATATAacggttattttaaaatgatttaatgcatttttatcGAGGGGTAGGGTAGCTGTCATCATACTGAGGCGCGTTTACACCAGAGTTGAGTACTTCAAATGTCACGGTGTATCagagtggccagattatttttgcggttttcggtaggcgaatcaaaattttatcggtagttttcggtaggttaaattTCGATTTAACTTCAGCTTAACTAAGTTAAAAGAATTGAAAGCGACAGAAGTGTTAAGGGGTGAGGGGGGTTGGTAATGCGCAAAATGAAGTTCCATCTCACGAGAATATGCATACTTTATCTAggatatggattagatttggttcagcggttacacaaatgaagatttttctgaAGCGTTGATCTGAAAATTGGAAAGAAGGACTAAGatgcacatttttttctcagtGGTGACAAGTTCTTTTCGTTCTGAAACGTTCTGTAAGGGAACTTTGAACAAACTATAAAGGCTGTATCTGGGATACGCTATTAACGCAAATCGTGAAGAAGCGGTTTTCAGCCATTACATACAGGCGtaccccgagttacgaccctctcgagttacgacgattcgcagatacgacgattttgattttgacagttaaaagttgttaTTGAGACgaaattgaaacatatttttgaatttctgtgcaGATAACCGATACAAACATATTTCCTCAGATTCCACAACTCCCCCATCTTGAGTATCTATATTGTGTAAACGGCTTTTGgagtaaaaataatacattatCGTATAttgttttacataaaatatacGATTTCATAGATTCCGACTCTTCaatttcggttataaactttatattcacagatattcgacatacgactatttcgacttacgccttgctttgggaaattttttcggtcccaaatacagtcgtatctcgggggacacctgtatttAAGTTTCTTTTGCTTGCAGTGGGTGGTTTTTATTCAATCATATTGCTATTAACTGATATTGtatcaaatcaataaaatttgagcaaagaactgtcaaattcagaAACCCACGATTGTGTAGATTTGCATACTATATACCAGGATCCACGTATCTCGGACACTACCTGTGCGTGGAGAGTCTTAAAACTTGTTAATCTCCACAAGTGCTTACTAAAGCTATGTGCTGTTTAAAACTATCTTAGCCACACATACAGCCCTACATATCGACTGAACTTGAGATCAAGAAAGTCCTCTTGATCTTAAGCCAATGGAATCCATTATAATGCATCAGATTGTTAATTTGTGTATCCAAATTGTGTCAGCCATGTTGATGTGCAGATAAACCAATTCATATTTTACaagacaaaaagaaaaataacaattttccaaaaaataatTCCGTCATGTGTATTATGCCACAGCCTGGACAAAgctttttgtgcaaattgaGGGCGTTTCAATGAAaactatatttttaaaataattaatttttatactAAAAAGTAGCTTACTATTAAGGcactttgatattttttttaaatttttacatTGTATTTCAACAGTGAAATTTTCTTGGCATGGATTTCTGCTGATACGCGAGCGATTTCAGAATCAGAAAAAATGAAGATAACATCATAATTCTCATATAATTATCAACCATTATTATGACTTCATATTCAATGCTTCATTGTCATCTCAAGAACATATCCAAAGCAAAAGGctgtaatttaaataatttacttaCGCCAAACATCTTAAAGGTCTAGAAATGGTTTTAACACGTAGTCTTAACAGAGTTCTGTAGATGGGCCTTTTCAGTCTTAAGAGAGttttattatatattattttcttATAAGGTCATACAAgacattcaaatgaaaaaaggaGGCTTAATGGAataaccgtaacaacaatGTTAAAACTATGATAAGATTTAAAATGTAACTTGGGTATACAATATCATTGTCTTCGAATTGCGCTTGGATGTATGAAATCCACTCATAATTAGTCTTTTCAATGTCCCTAGAAGTGATTTCTGGAGTGATGCTGCTAAAACTACGTTTTGAACTATTATCGCTTCGCCTTCTGCTTCGATACACAGTATCTAATCCACTAGTGATTGATAATATCAAATCTTTACAAGAGGCAGGTTCTAATTGCAAAATCATGAAGATATATCAGGATTTTGTATCGTTAaagccgggctacattgatcgtaatccgtagtgtaatttcgattttcactagcgcatctggcggcggctggtggaagctttttttattcatcgaGAGAATGGTCATGCTGAATCTTTTAATTAAGTAGTTTAtccatcgttttttgtcatgaaaatggatgcaatgcgtgcaggacatgtgcatctactttttacaaaacttttctcgtcCGAATTAAGtacaaaacatggaaaaataacacattttctgGAACAGcctcaaattgtttggcaaaatgcttcggtcagccgccgccaggtgcgctagtgaaaatcaaaattacacttgcgagtacgatcaatgtagcccggcctttacaggCTAACCCTAGTGCTTCACAAGCAATCAGCTGCGCCAATCTATCGGAGTTCTACAATTCCCTTTCGGTAACTGATTCCTCTTTGCAAGAGGTAACAAAGAACATACTAAATGATTTTCACTGGAGGACAGTTCCCAGCTGGAGGACagttgaagcatttttgtgaaCAAGTATGGCCATCCCAACAAGAAACAATACCAAACAAGCCTTCTTCAAATTGAGACATCCATGCGCAATATTTGTCGAAGAGTTGGCTGCCATATTTTACGCGTTGCTTCTAACAAACGCGAGCCCTCCGGATCAATATTATATATTCACTGACAGTCTCAGTGCTGTCGAAACTTTGAAATCCATTTAGGCGATAATGAGCTCtgattattgtaaaaaaaatctacaaacaCTAAGCTCTTTGTTCAATAAAGAGTTTCAAATATCGCTTGTCTGGCTACCTGCTCATTGCGGAATCCCTGGCAATGAGAGGGTAGATCTCTTTGCCAAAGAAGGCGCTTCTGAGAGCGATTCCTTCGAACGTTCGATTCAGCCTCACGAATTCCTCCACATCCCATAGCAATTATGTATGACTCGTTGGCAGAGCATGTGGGATGCCGATGATCTCGGGGGATTTCTTTACTCCATCTCTCCTAGGGTGACACAACGTCCATGGTTTCAAAGCCTATAGGCAGTTCGTGGATTCCTTCACATGACATCAAGACTCATATCCAGTGGCGGATAAAGGGTATTGGGGGCCCTAGGCAGTAAAATGAGTTGAGACCCCCTGTAGATGGTAAATGGTGTTTTaaggggagaggggggttGATAGTGGCACTGAACTTGCTGTAGGGAGATGGAACAGTAAATTTGAAATGTCGTCTAGGGCTCCTACGATAATCAGTCACAGGCTCTaaattgggggggggggggggaggattcGCTAGCTTCGaggccccaacgtccatcctttctggggcccttgtcgctagtactgtGTCCATAGGCATGCATGTAatacatacggcatactataaactagcgatctacggggccccttaatcggcggggccccaggagtccgcctagtccgcctaccgttagatccgccactgctcATGTCAAACCATTATGCGAAGAATGTACATCTACAACGCATAGGGATCGTCGACTCAAATGTATGTAACTATGCCAACGGATTCCATGACATCGACCACGTCATATTGCCATTTGTGGAGTTTGAAACAACAAGACCCGCACTACTATCGACGCTTCAAGCAATAGGGAGGAGCCCTGAGGTCCCAATACGTGACGTACTTGGTTTCAGGGACTACGAATACGCGAGAATTTGGCACAAATATGCTAAAGAGGTTGGCATCATCGTATAATCACGTACTGAACTTATAGGGCGTTCGGGATAATTTTTACAGTCACTtacggaaaaagaaaaaaaaaaacttatgaCAAAATTAATCATCGGGGATTTTTTTTGGAGAAATAGTAGCTTaccatgtattttatttattttattcaaaatatccGGCCTCggtttttttcaaaagttcttcattttgttttttaagatTGGCAATTTCTTCGTCTCTAGAATCGGGTTTAGTGAAAGGGGCAACGTTAGTTTGTGGATTGGGAGACACAACTTgaccaagagagagagagcagttATGAGGCAATGTTTATATAGTTGTACCTATAGAATCTATGTATTTTCGTGCTTCAGAGAAAGACACGTTGTAAtcaattttatatttaatgacTTCCTGTTCTTTGAGATAAAATGGGCAGGATTTGTCAAAAGAATTGTGGTTGCCTTTGCAATTAACACATTTTAGTGGAGCTGTGCATTCACCATGGGCAGGAATACCACAATCGTGGCAAACTTGTGAGGTTTTGCATCTCATGACCATAGTGAGCACAATTAAGACAAAGCATGGGTTTGGGATAATATGTACGGGGAATCACTTGGAATGGGCCAAAGCGGATAACAGAGGGGACTAGTGTTGCAGCAATACGGAGGAGGAGAGAATTGGCAGGTATTATTTCACTATTAACTTTACGAGTAAAACGACGCACTTGAGTaacttttttatcttttaaattGTCAAGAATTTCTTCATCCTTCATGTGTTTAAGATCAGAAGAGAAAATTACACATTGGACGGTATTAAGAATAGTGTGGGGTGTGATGGTGATAAGTGTTTCATTGATGAGTTTTGTGAGTGTAGTTTTTTATAGTGAGACAATGATCAGGTTTTCAATAGGTACttagaattattattaattaggTTACCTTCTACCGATGCCCCACAGTATGTTCCGCCGGATTCACTGATGCAGAACCTGGGTCGTTGGTACCACACGGAACGATTGGCAATATCTATCGGAATCCGCcacgtagcagcagcaccacgttTTCCCATAATTTCCTGCAGGGCGCGATAGAGGACGCGAGCTGCTAGAGCATAGCGGCTCGTGGATGTCTGCATCAATACATcttgtgcttcttcttcttcttcttcttctttggctgtTACCactgtggggttggctttcagtgacttatagattaacccccccccccccttcctcccCCATATCAGGATAGTCATTTCTacacgtatggcggcacggtccatttggggcttgaacccatgacgggtatgttacGAGTTGTCGTGACTGTACGAGGAGACCGGTACCAAttcaaaacataatttaatattttcttactATGATTCGACCCTTTTAGAATAAAACGGAAGGCAAGCTATTGTTAAcagcatgttttattttttcgccgGTATGAGGTAAAGGCGCAAACACATATTCTCCCTGAATATTGGTTCCGACAGCAGCAACCTTGCACATTATACTGGTGCTGGGAACATAACTCATTTCATTTGTATTCATGTGAATCAGATTTGCAGCGTGTATGTTTTAGCTCGTAGGACGAATACGGCTTCACAAAAAAGGGATACTGCTGTGTAAACCGATGCCCGTGAATCATCAGTTCACACCCTTCTATGGAGGCTGACTCGCACCTCAGAACAGTTCCGTCGTGCAACATACACCATCGGTCCCGGAAATTGTCTCTAAGAAACAACCCGGGACTCATGGTGCATTCGGTATATCTACCGACTGATTTACTGGCCGATCCTGAGGTCGAAGATAAATGCAttctttttgaaatattgatACGTTGCAGCTCGGCAAAACGCTGCACCGCCTGCGCCAAACTGTGTCGTTTGCTATGCAACACCGTTTGCCTAAAATTGCGGAGATATTCTTCGCACTCTTCGGAAGACATAGTGCCCAGTTCACCGAATCTAAACACCTCCTCGTAAACATGCAACAGTTTGTGTACGTTGCTGTTTACGAATTCTGGGCCATAAAGACTACTGTATTCTGCCACAAACTGGTGCAGCAATATATCTGCATCTATCCAACGGTctttatgatatgcagtgGATAAAAATGTTGTcgcaacaaacagcaacatgAAGTGCTGGTATACAGCGTCGCTCAAATTGTCTTTGAGAACAACGAATCCCACAAACTGCAGAAATGATTTCAGTTTAATGCCCTTCCTATCTTGAATCAGATTCAGGCTTCGTAACTGCCGTCTGAAATCAGAAGGCAGATGGATTTGGAGCAGATGTTCCGACACAATTTTCAGCTGCAATTTGGACAACCTAAACTTCTGCCTGGGGAATACGCTGGTCCAAAGAAATATTAATCTACCCAAAACGCCTTCATCTATGAGGTGCAGGCGATCCGACACTATAATATCTAAAATCATATTTAATCCATACAGACGGGATAGTGCCATTAAAAACTTTTGATGCAGCGGATATTGTTCGTTGCAAAAAGAATTATGGTCTCTTGGCTGGGAAAACGCCGCATACGGATAGAACCTGTGTGAAGAATGATCACTCTTATTGGTTGTAATTGTGCACTTTAAGCACCCGCTTACAGAGTTGTGCGATTTAACACCTACaattttgaaataataaacatcaaCATCAATGCTGAACTTTGAATGTTATAGATTAATAACTCACCCTTTATATAAGCACGAGCCGGTGTATCGGCAATGATGCATCGAATTTTCACCGAGTAGGAGCCGACCATGCATCATCAAACCGTTCTTTTGTAGCTCGTTCATTTCTTCAACGAAATCTTCGAGATACTGGTCGACTGATGCAGGTTTTGATAATCCGAAAAATAATGCAACCGGCATCACGGGCATATTCGATATGTTGAATACTTTCATAAGTATTGGCCAGAGCTGTTTACTGTCGTTCAGGTACAGCGGTAAGCCATCGAAGCAAAAATCGATAACAAATCCATCGTCAATAGGAGGCAAGTTTCTAgaatattaacaaaaattaGATACCGCAGCACAAGTTCACAGAATACTTAGTTTTGTAGCCACTAAGTCTTTACCggaaataatttttcaaacaagtTCCTACACCCTGGTACCAGAACTCTCCACCATCAATCTGCGTTATCGTTGTTTATATAACTGCATCTTCCAGTGGCTTCAGGAAAGTGCGCGCATCGTTCGGCAACGACTCAAACTCCGGCTTTTTTAAGGTGGCGCAACAGCCGATTCATCGCCTCGTGGGTTTGCCCTGTATCGAGGGCCCACAGTCGCAGACCATCCTCCTACGACACATCCGCTAACGATTCATCAAaaacccggcgctctagcaccaatcgaacacgacatcgaacatgaaaaatgtatgggatttgacatgtttgtcttgtttgtttgtttgtgtctgagaGTGCACCCCCATTTGATTATATGGGGTTGTTCGagtcggatgtcgtgttcgattggtgccagagcgcaGCCAAAGGTCGTTCTTCCGTCGTATTTTGTCGGTCGTTCTTCCTCTTCGCTGCAGTCTTCGAAATCTTCCAAAACCGGTGCACAGGTGTCTGAAAGTAACGAACATAAATTAGCACATAACCACTAAGCATATAATGGCTGCCACATACCCATCGGTTCGGAATGTTCCGTAGCTGCCGCGAGGATTAATTCTGGCGCAACGTCACTGGCACGACTTCCTGCAATGGTAAAAATCATCAAGCATGTTAGAACGATGCTtgtaatcattttttttaacttactCGATGCCACTGGCTCAGCTACCATTTGAGCGACGCGTTCTTGCTCCAACTCCTTgcagtattttaacaaaaggTGTTTGCTTGCTCTGGACACCTTTCCGGGCTTTCTGTCGCAAGTTGAAGCCATCGTTTCTGCACGGAATATATTCTT encodes the following:
- the LOC133392254 gene encoding uncharacterized protein LOC133392254, with the protein product MVGSYSVKIRCIIADTPARAYIKGVKSHNSVSGCLKCTITTNKSDHSSHRFYPYAAFSQPRDHNSFCNEQYPLHQKFLMALSRLYGLNMILDIIVSDRLHLIDEGVLGRLIFLWTSVFPRQKFRLSKLQLKIVSEHLLQIHLPSDFRRQLRSLNLIQDRKGIKLKSFLQFVGFVVLKDNLSDAVYQHFMLLFVATTFLSTAYHKDRWIDADILLHQFVAEYSSLYGPEFVNSNVHKLLHVYEEVFRFGELGTMSSEECEEYLRNFRQTVLHSKRHSLAQAVQRFAELQRINISKRMHLSSTSGSASKSVGRYTECTMSPGLFLRDNFRDRWCMLHDGTVLRCESASIEGCELMIHGHRFTQQYPFFVKPYSSYELKHTRCKSDSHEYK